The proteins below are encoded in one region of Myxococcales bacterium:
- a CDS encoding DUF222 domain-containing protein: MHSSATKMVEDIDEIGEEIGLLAAQISLATHRLLLLIRAFDEGGGPRRQGALSCAHWLSWRIGMSLGAAREHVRVAHALAELPRVDAQMREGKLSYSKVRAITRVATPANEARLVALALDSSASQLEKICRQYRKLQNLEEATEQGKMERYLRHWETEEGMVRFEVQLPKDETLVLLKALQAAQSEAKETGSDVSAGRSEERSQEISAETPSPAPSTDKSDALLMIAESFLTHGAAARPAAEQTQLYVHLKQDVLAEDNGWNAQLEDGSRLAPETFRRLCCDSSLVAVKEDERGHVLDIGRKTRTIPPAISRALRLRDQGCRFPGCTHTKFLHAHHIKHWAHGGETKLDNLILLCTKHHRAVHEDGFSLRKHQSGWSFYAPEGKALLATLVFPRERLTLVKAQAVPEHAESLVPENYQHRPDYCAAAQSV; the protein is encoded by the coding sequence ATGCACAGTTCCGCGACAAAAATGGTTGAAGATATTGATGAAATTGGCGAGGAGATTGGGCTTTTGGCAGCCCAGATTTCGCTTGCGACGCATCGGCTGCTCTTGCTGATTCGGGCTTTTGATGAGGGCGGTGGGCCGCGCAGACAAGGGGCTTTAAGTTGTGCGCATTGGCTGAGTTGGCGCATCGGCATGAGTTTGGGTGCGGCGCGTGAGCATGTGCGAGTGGCGCATGCGCTGGCAGAGCTCCCAAGGGTTGATGCGCAGATGCGTGAGGGCAAGCTGAGCTACTCCAAGGTAAGAGCGATTACGCGGGTGGCAACTCCTGCAAACGAAGCGCGGCTTGTGGCGCTTGCGCTTGATAGCAGCGCATCGCAGCTTGAGAAGATTTGCCGGCAGTATCGCAAATTACAAAACCTTGAAGAGGCCACAGAGCAAGGCAAGATGGAGCGTTACCTGCGACATTGGGAAACCGAAGAGGGCATGGTGCGTTTTGAGGTGCAGCTACCTAAAGACGAAACGCTGGTGCTGCTCAAGGCGCTGCAAGCAGCGCAAAGTGAGGCGAAAGAAACCGGAAGTGACGTTTCCGCGGGAAGGTCTGAAGAGCGCTCGCAAGAAATCTCCGCGGAGACGCCCTCTCCGGCCCCCTCTACTGATAAAAGCGATGCGCTGCTTATGATTGCCGAGAGTTTTCTGACGCACGGGGCTGCTGCACGGCCTGCGGCCGAGCAAACGCAGCTTTATGTGCACTTGAAACAGGATGTGCTGGCCGAGGACAATGGTTGGAATGCCCAACTTGAGGATGGTTCACGGCTTGCTCCAGAGACCTTTCGGCGTTTGTGTTGCGATAGCTCATTGGTAGCGGTCAAAGAAGATGAGCGCGGCCATGTGCTTGATATTGGGCGAAAGACCCGAACGATTCCCCCGGCCATCTCTCGGGCGCTAAGGTTGCGCGACCAAGGCTGCCGTTTTCCTGGATGCACGCACACCAAGTTTTTGCATGCGCATCACATCAAACATTGGGCGCATGGGGGCGAGACCAAGCTTGATAACTTGATATTGCTTTGCACGAAACATCATCGCGCTGTGCATGAAGACGGCTTTAGCCTGCGCAAACACCAAAGCGGCTGGAGTTTTTATGCGCCTGAAGGCAAGGCTCTTTTAGCGACACTCGTGTTCCCGCGGGAACGCCTCACGCTGGTAAAAGCACAAGCAGTGCCTGAACATGCTGAAAGCCTGGTTCCCGAAAATTATCAACATCGTCCCGATTATTGTGCTGCAGCGCAGAGTGTTTGA